A single window of Salvelinus fontinalis isolate EN_2023a unplaced genomic scaffold, ASM2944872v1 scaffold_1165, whole genome shotgun sequence DNA harbors:
- the LOC129848762 gene encoding alpha-N-acetylneuraminide alpha-2,8-sialyltransferase-like: MLVRCHRSKLSVWAVLCVLVLCWLYIFPVYRLRSDKEIVDEVLRQGQVWQRNQTDMDLFRKLLSECCDPRRMFAVTKQNSPMGKVLWYDGEFYHSHTVNNETYSLFVQVGLYSGPGGQQ, encoded by the exons ATGTTGGTGAGATGCCACCGGAGCAAGCTGTCGGTGTGGGCCGTTCTGTGTGTGCTCGTGTTATGCTGGCTCTACATTTTCCCAGTGTACAGACTCCGGAGCGACAAGGAGATAGTTGATGAAGTGCTGCGGCAGGGACAAGTCTGGCAGAGGAACCAGACGGACATGGATCTGTTCAG GAAGCTGCTTTCAGAGTGCTGTGACCCAAGGAGAATGTTTGCGGTGACCAAGCAGAATTCACCTATGGGGAAGGTCCTGTGGTACGACGGAGAGTTTTACCACTCACACACAGTCAACAATGAGACCTACTCTCTCTTTGTGCAGGTAGGCCTCTACTCTGGTCCTGGAGGCCAGCAGtga
- the LOC129848763 gene encoding troponin I, slow skeletal muscle-like, with product MNPKLIEKPKSKITASRKLSLKIMLLTRAMEQLEQETQDRDEEKLSYLGERLPPLQFSGLSLTELQDLCKQLHGKIDVVDEERYDCEAKVTKHNKDVSLRPFG from the exons ATGAATCCCAAGTTAATTGAAAAG CCGAAGTCGAAGATTACGGCTTCGCGTAAACTCTCCCTGAAG ATCATGCTGCTCACCAGGGCGATGGAGCAGCTGGAACAGGAGACGCAGGACAGGGATGAGGAGAAACTGAGCTACCTGGGAGAGCGACTGCCCCCCCTGCAGTTCTCTGGACTGTCATTGACTGAGCTACAG GACCTATGCAAGCAGCTCCATGGAAAGATAGATGTGGTAGATGAGGAGAGATACGACTGTGAGGCCAAAGTGACCAAGCACAACAAAGATGTAAGTCTTCGGCCCTTTGGGTGA